From a single Pseudomonas cremoricolorata genomic region:
- a CDS encoding peptidylprolyl isomerase — MLKKLLLATCSLAFAANLMASDKTPHVLLDTSFGAVEIELNADKAPLSTKNFLAYVDSGFYNGTQFHRVIPGFMVQGGGFTEQMVQKDTKDPIKNEASNGLLNTRGTLSMARTSNPDSATSQFFINVADNAFLDPGRDAGYAVFGKVTKGMDVVDRIVASPTTIKKGMRDVPVDPVLIKSAKRID, encoded by the coding sequence ATGCTGAAGAAACTGCTCCTCGCCACCTGCTCGCTGGCCTTCGCCGCCAACCTCATGGCTTCCGACAAGACCCCGCACGTGCTGCTCGACACCAGCTTCGGCGCGGTGGAAATCGAACTCAATGCCGACAAGGCGCCGCTGAGCACCAAGAACTTCCTCGCCTACGTCGACAGCGGTTTCTACAACGGCACCCAGTTCCACCGGGTGATTCCGGGCTTCATGGTCCAGGGCGGCGGCTTCACCGAGCAGATGGTGCAGAAAGACACCAAAGACCCGATCAAGAACGAAGCCAGCAACGGCCTGCTCAACACCCGCGGCACGCTGTCGATGGCGCGCACCTCCAACCCTGATTCTGCGACCAGCCAGTTCTTCATCAACGTCGCCGACAACGCCTTCCTCGACCCGGGTCGCGACGCCGGTTACGCGGTATTCGGCAAGGTCACCAAGGGCATGGACGTGGTCGACCGCATCGTCGCCTCGCCCACCACCATCAAGAAAGGTATGCGTGACGTGCCGGTCGATCCGGTGCTGATCAAGTCGGCCAAGCGCATCGACTGA
- a CDS encoding LysR family transcriptional regulator: protein MKAPRVTLDQWRTLQAVVDHGGFAQAAEALHRSQSSVSYTVGRMQEQLGVPLLRIDGRKAVLTEAGDVLLRRSRHLVKQASQLEDLAHHMEQGWEAEVRLVVDAAYPNARLVRALSAFMPQSRGCRVRLREEVLSGVEEVLLEGVADLAISSYSIGGYLGSELSAVEFVAVAHPEHSLHRSGRQLTFQDLESQLQVVIRDSGRAQPRDVGWLGAEQRWTVGSLGTAATFVSSGLGFAWLPRHLIERELREGVLKPLPLEQGGRRHPLFYLYASKEKTLGPATQILIDLLRNFDTAPLDVPFAAPAQA, encoded by the coding sequence ATGAAAGCGCCCCGCGTCACCCTCGATCAATGGCGAACCCTGCAGGCGGTGGTCGACCACGGCGGCTTCGCCCAGGCCGCCGAAGCCCTGCACCGCTCGCAATCCTCGGTGAGCTATACGGTCGGACGCATGCAGGAACAACTGGGCGTGCCGCTGCTGCGCATCGACGGGCGCAAGGCGGTGCTCACCGAAGCCGGCGATGTGCTGCTGCGGCGCTCGCGGCATCTGGTCAAGCAGGCCAGTCAGCTGGAAGACCTCGCCCATCACATGGAACAGGGCTGGGAAGCCGAGGTGCGGCTGGTGGTCGATGCCGCCTACCCCAATGCGCGGCTGGTGCGCGCCCTCAGCGCGTTCATGCCACAAAGCCGCGGTTGCCGGGTGCGGCTGCGCGAGGAAGTGCTGTCGGGGGTCGAGGAAGTGTTGCTCGAAGGCGTCGCGGATCTTGCCATCAGCAGCTACAGCATCGGCGGCTACCTGGGCAGCGAGCTGAGCGCGGTGGAGTTCGTCGCCGTCGCCCACCCCGAACACAGCCTGCACCGCAGCGGCCGGCAACTGACCTTCCAGGACCTGGAAAGCCAGTTGCAGGTGGTGATCCGCGACTCGGGCCGGGCGCAGCCGCGGGATGTCGGCTGGCTCGGCGCCGAGCAGCGCTGGACGGTGGGCAGCCTGGGCACTGCAGCAACGTTCGTCAGCAGCGGCCTGGGGTTTGCCTGGCTGCCGCGCCATCTGATCGAGCGCGAGCTGCGCGAAGGCGTGCTCAAACCGCTGCCGCTGGAACAGGGCGGCCGTCGTCACCCGCTGTTCTACCTCTACGCCAGCAAGGAAAAGACCCTCGGCCCGGCCACGCAGATCCTCATCGACCTGCTGCGCAATTTCGACACCGCGCCGCTCGACGTGCCCTTCGCCGCCCCCGCCCAGGCGTGA
- a CDS encoding FMN-dependent NADH-azoreductase codes for MSRVLIIESSARQQDSVSRQLTREFVEQWQASHPDDQITLRDLAVNPVPHLDADLLGGWMKPEAQRSTAEAQALERSNLLTDELLAADVLVLAAPMYNFTIPSTLKAWLDHVLRAGITFKYTPTGPQGLLTGKRAIVLTARGGIHAGAVSDHQEPYLRQAMAFIGIHEVDFIHAEGLNMSGDFHDQGIAHAKARIAAVA; via the coding sequence ATGTCCCGTGTATTGATCATCGAGAGCAGCGCCCGCCAGCAAGATTCCGTGTCGCGTCAACTGACCCGCGAATTCGTCGAGCAATGGCAGGCCAGTCACCCCGACGATCAGATCACCCTGCGCGACCTGGCCGTGAACCCAGTGCCGCATCTGGACGCCGACCTGCTCGGCGGCTGGATGAAACCCGAGGCGCAGCGCTCGACAGCCGAGGCCCAGGCGCTGGAGCGCTCCAACCTGCTGACCGATGAACTGCTGGCCGCTGATGTGCTGGTGCTGGCCGCACCGATGTACAACTTCACCATTCCCAGCACGCTCAAGGCCTGGCTCGACCACGTGCTGCGCGCCGGCATCACCTTCAAGTACACCCCGACCGGCCCGCAAGGCCTGCTCACCGGCAAGCGCGCCATCGTGCTCACGGCCCGTGGCGGTATCCATGCCGGTGCGGTCAGCGATCACCAGGAACCCTACCTGCGTCAGGCCATGGCCTTCATCGGCATTCATGAAGTCGACTTCATCCACGCCGAAGGCCTGAACATGAGCGGCGACTTCCACGACCAGGGCATCGCCCACGCCAAGGCGCGGATCGCTGCGGTGGCCTGA
- a CDS encoding carboxylate/amino acid/amine transporter, whose product MGYLIIVALIQAFSFNLIGQYLAGQVDSYFAVLARVVLAAAVFLPLTRWRQVEPRFMRSMLLIGALQYGITYVCLYLSFRVLTVPEVLLFTVLTPLHVTLIEDALNRRFNPWALLAALVAVAGAAVIRFDSISGDFFIGFLLLQLANFTYAAGQVLYRHLVARHPSDLPHYRRFGYFYLGALLIALPGFVLFGNAEHLPSTGTQWLVLAFLGLVPTALGLYWWNKGACLVPGATLAVMNNLHVPVGLVLNLLIWNQNAPLGRLLLGGAVILASVWMSRLGQRAGDVRTG is encoded by the coding sequence ATGGGCTACCTGATAATCGTTGCGCTGATCCAGGCGTTTTCCTTCAACCTGATCGGCCAATACCTGGCCGGGCAGGTCGACAGCTACTTCGCCGTGCTGGCGCGGGTGGTGCTCGCCGCAGCGGTGTTCCTGCCACTGACCCGCTGGCGCCAGGTCGAACCGCGCTTCATGCGCTCGATGCTGCTGATCGGCGCATTGCAGTACGGCATCACCTATGTGTGCCTGTACCTGAGTTTCCGCGTGCTGACGGTGCCGGAGGTGCTGCTGTTCACCGTGCTCACCCCGCTGCACGTGACCCTGATCGAAGACGCCCTGAACCGCCGCTTCAACCCTTGGGCACTGCTGGCGGCACTGGTGGCGGTGGCTGGCGCGGCGGTGATTCGTTTCGACAGCATCAGTGGCGATTTCTTCATCGGCTTCCTGCTGCTGCAACTGGCCAACTTCACCTACGCCGCCGGCCAGGTGCTGTACCGCCACCTGGTCGCACGCCACCCCAGCGACCTGCCGCATTACCGCCGCTTTGGCTATTTCTATCTGGGGGCCTTGCTGATCGCCTTGCCGGGCTTTGTGCTGTTCGGCAACGCCGAGCACCTGCCTAGCACCGGTACCCAGTGGCTGGTGCTGGCCTTCCTCGGCCTGGTGCCGACGGCGCTGGGGCTGTACTGGTGGAACAAGGGCGCCTGCCTGGTGCCTGGCGCCACCCTGGCGGTGATGAACAACCTGCATGTGCCGGTGGGCCTGGTGCTCAACCTGCTGATCTGGAACCAGAACGCCCCGCTGGGCCGCTTGCTGCTGGGCGGCGCGGTGATTCTGGCGTCGGTGTGGATGAGTCGGTTGGGGCAAAGGGCGGGGGATGTGAGGACGGGCTAG
- a CDS encoding ABC transporter substrate-binding protein, whose translation MRTRNVSLSLALLSAISFPAFSAASSSLTVISFGGATKAAQQKAYFQPFEQSGAGRVVAGEYNGELSKIKAMVDVGHVSWDVVEVESPELIRGCESGLFEKLDANIIGAQSGYLPGTVSECGVASYVWSMVLAYNPKKLATGPASWADFWDTQRFPGKRGLRKGAKYTLEFALLADGVKREDLYRVLATPEGVERAFKKLDQIKSSIQWWEAGAQPAQWLVAGDVVMSAAYNGRIASAQQEGSSLNIVWPGSLYDPDHWAIVRGSKNKALAEDFIRFASQADAQKTFSTQIPYGPIRQDALAQLPQEVQQQLPTAPANLAQAQLVDAEFWVDHGEELEERFNAWAAR comes from the coding sequence ATGCGTACTCGTAACGTGTCGCTCAGCCTTGCCTTGCTCTCGGCCATCAGCTTTCCGGCGTTCAGCGCCGCCTCCTCCAGCCTCACGGTGATCTCCTTCGGCGGTGCCACCAAGGCGGCGCAGCAGAAGGCCTATTTCCAGCCGTTCGAACAAAGCGGTGCCGGGCGCGTGGTGGCCGGCGAATACAACGGCGAGCTGTCGAAGATCAAGGCCATGGTCGACGTCGGCCATGTGTCGTGGGATGTGGTCGAGGTGGAAAGCCCGGAGCTGATCCGTGGCTGTGAATCGGGGCTGTTCGAGAAGCTCGACGCCAACATCATCGGCGCGCAGTCGGGCTACCTGCCCGGCACCGTCAGTGAATGCGGGGTGGCCAGCTACGTGTGGTCGATGGTGCTGGCCTACAACCCGAAAAAACTCGCCACCGGCCCCGCCTCCTGGGCCGATTTCTGGGACACCCAGCGCTTCCCCGGCAAGCGCGGCCTGCGCAAAGGCGCCAAATACACGCTGGAATTCGCCCTGCTCGCCGACGGCGTGAAGCGCGAAGACCTGTACCGCGTGCTGGCCACCCCCGAGGGGGTAGAACGGGCGTTCAAGAAGCTCGATCAGATCAAGTCCAGCATCCAGTGGTGGGAAGCAGGCGCCCAGCCGGCGCAGTGGCTGGTGGCCGGCGATGTGGTGATGTCGGCGGCCTACAACGGGCGTATCGCCTCGGCGCAGCAGGAAGGTTCGTCGCTCAATATCGTCTGGCCCGGCAGCCTGTATGACCCGGACCACTGGGCCATCGTGCGCGGCAGCAAGAACAAGGCCCTGGCCGAAGACTTCATCCGCTTCGCCAGCCAGGCCGATGCGCAGAAAACCTTCTCGACCCAGATCCCCTACGGCCCGATCCGCCAGGACGCCCTGGCGCAACTGCCCCAGGAGGTCCAGCAACAACTGCCTACCGCCCCGGCCAACCTGGCCCAGGCACAGCTGGTGGATGCCGAGTTCTGGGTTGACCATGGTGAAGAGCTGGAAGAGCGGTTCAACGCCTGGGCAGCGCGCTGA
- a CDS encoding putative porin — protein sequence MRLVSTLTGVSLTGMVLALSTPASAAVDAKLLEMLRANGSINQAQYSELQADLANETKEKAAQKAQSERMSSFEQKVAWAAKTQIKGDVRLRYEDVNVNDPNSRSNNQDRERVRARVGFYSEINPQVDAGVRIATGSSADARSTNQSLDNYFEKKSLWVDLAYLDWHPTAIPNLHLIGGKMQQPWVSMGDIIWDSDINPEGVAATYKHDLGGAEVFGSIGHYMLKDNVDGNGVQFKHDAQLYHAQLGTKFAATDALKFTVGASLYGYDNDKPSAVLRALGNTTDEFQLVEGFGQVDFTGFAIPLSAYGQYVKNTESTDGMDQAWLAGLKTKIGTWSLDYNYRDVQRNGVVSAFTDSDFGNGFTGSRGHKFKVGYEIDKNFSLGAAYLMAKTDYSNLPNSNADVDTLQVDLEAKF from the coding sequence ATGCGTCTTGTTTCTACACTTACCGGAGTCAGCCTGACCGGCATGGTACTGGCACTGAGCACTCCGGCCAGTGCTGCCGTCGACGCCAAGCTGCTCGAAATGCTGCGAGCCAACGGCTCGATCAACCAGGCGCAGTACAGCGAGCTGCAAGCGGATCTGGCCAACGAGACCAAGGAAAAGGCCGCACAGAAAGCTCAGTCCGAGCGCATGAGTTCCTTCGAACAGAAAGTGGCCTGGGCCGCCAAGACCCAAATCAAGGGTGATGTGCGTCTGCGCTACGAAGACGTCAACGTCAACGACCCGAACAGCCGCAGCAACAACCAGGACCGCGAACGCGTTCGCGCCCGTGTCGGCTTCTACAGCGAGATCAACCCGCAGGTCGACGCCGGCGTGCGTATCGCCACCGGCAGCAGCGCCGATGCGCGCTCGACCAACCAGAGCCTGGACAACTACTTCGAGAAGAAATCGCTGTGGGTGGACCTGGCCTACCTCGACTGGCACCCGACCGCCATCCCCAACCTGCACCTGATCGGCGGCAAGATGCAGCAGCCTTGGGTGAGCATGGGCGACATCATCTGGGACAGCGACATCAACCCCGAAGGTGTAGCGGCCACCTACAAGCATGACCTGGGCGGCGCCGAGGTGTTCGGCAGCATCGGCCACTACATGCTCAAGGACAACGTCGACGGCAACGGCGTGCAGTTCAAGCACGATGCGCAGCTCTACCACGCTCAGTTGGGCACCAAGTTTGCCGCCACCGACGCGCTCAAGTTCACCGTCGGTGCCAGCCTGTACGGCTACGACAACGACAAGCCATCGGCCGTACTGCGCGCCCTGGGCAACACCACCGACGAGTTCCAGCTGGTGGAAGGCTTTGGCCAGGTCGACTTCACCGGCTTCGCCATCCCGCTGTCGGCCTACGGCCAGTACGTGAAGAACACCGAGAGCACCGACGGCATGGACCAGGCCTGGCTGGCCGGTCTGAAAACCAAGATCGGCACCTGGAGCCTGGACTACAACTACCGCGACGTGCAGCGTAACGGTGTGGTCAGCGCCTTCACCGACTCGGACTTCGGCAACGGCTTCACCGGCTCGCGCGGCCACAAGTTCAAGGTCGGCTACGAGATCGACAAGAACTTCTCGCTCGGCGCTGCCTACCTGATGGCCAAGACCGACTACTCCAACCTGCCCAACAGCAACGCCGACGTCGACACCCTGCAGGTCGATCTGGAAGCGAAGTTCTAA
- a CDS encoding GNAT family N-acetyltransferase, with product MISLHSLAHLHDLPAATWDALVPPDQPFLRHAFLSAMEDSASVCRATGWAAEHLVLERDGDVRALLPAYRKWHSFGEYVFDHGWAEACERAGIAYYPKLLGAVPFSPVSGPRLLAHDQADAQLLVQALPEYLNKGQLSGAHINFTDPGLDQLLATQPGWLQRLGCQFHWRNRDYRDFQDFLDTLTSRKRKQLRKEREQVAGQGIVFTHHQGGELSEAQWDFIYRCYANTYAVRRRAPYLTRAFFSLIAERMPEAIHVVIARQGSREVAMALSLLGSDSLYGRYWGCLDEFDRLHFETCFYQGMEFAIGQDLRRFDAGAQGEHKLIRGFEPVLTHSWHYLLHPGLRQAVDEFLCEERVGVQAYAEQAKTLLPYRCE from the coding sequence GTGATCAGCCTGCACAGCCTTGCCCACCTGCACGACCTGCCCGCAGCGACCTGGGATGCCCTGGTGCCGCCCGACCAGCCGTTTCTGCGCCACGCCTTTCTCAGCGCCATGGAAGACAGCGCCAGTGTCTGCCGCGCCACCGGCTGGGCCGCCGAGCACCTGGTGCTTGAGCGCGACGGGGACGTGCGGGCGCTGCTGCCGGCCTACCGCAAGTGGCATTCGTTCGGCGAGTACGTGTTCGATCACGGCTGGGCCGAGGCCTGTGAACGCGCCGGCATCGCCTATTACCCAAAGCTGCTCGGCGCTGTGCCGTTCAGCCCGGTCAGCGGCCCACGGCTGCTGGCGCATGACCAGGCCGATGCCCAGTTGCTGGTGCAGGCGCTACCCGAGTACCTGAACAAGGGGCAGTTGTCGGGCGCACACATCAACTTCACCGACCCAGGCCTCGATCAACTGCTGGCCACGCAGCCCGGCTGGCTGCAACGGCTGGGCTGCCAGTTCCACTGGCGCAACCGCGACTACCGCGACTTTCAGGATTTCCTCGACACCCTGACCTCGCGCAAGCGCAAACAACTGCGCAAGGAGCGCGAGCAGGTGGCGGGGCAGGGCATCGTTTTTACCCACCATCAGGGTGGCGAGCTGAGCGAGGCGCAGTGGGACTTCATCTACCGCTGCTACGCCAACACCTATGCAGTGCGGCGCCGCGCGCCGTACCTGACCCGCGCCTTCTTCAGCCTGATTGCCGAGCGCATGCCCGAGGCGATTCATGTGGTGATCGCCCGCCAGGGCAGTCGTGAGGTGGCCATGGCCTTGAGTCTGCTGGGCAGCGACAGCCTGTATGGACGTTACTGGGGCTGCCTGGACGAGTTCGACCGGCTGCATTTCGAAACCTGTTTCTACCAGGGCATGGAGTTCGCCATCGGCCAGGACCTGCGCCGCTTTGACGCCGGCGCCCAGGGCGAGCACAAGCTGATTCGCGGTTTCGAGCCGGTGCTCACGCACTCCTGGCACTACCTGCTGCACCCTGGTCTGCGCCAGGCGGTGGACGAGTTTCTGTGTGAAGAGCGCGTCGGCGTACAGGCCTACGCCGAGCAGGCGAAAACGCTGCTGCCGTATCGCTGTGAGTGA
- a CDS encoding beta-ketoacyl-ACP synthase III, whose protein sequence is MHNVVISGTGLYTPAQSISNEELVESYNTWVRQANAAQAEAIERGEVEALPESNAAFIEKASGIKSRFVMDKAGILDPQRMKPSLPERSNDEPSVLCEMAVAAARQALERAGRSAADVDGLIVACSNLQRPYPAIAIEVQAALGIQGFAFDMNVACSSATFGIQTAANSVQLGQARAVLVVNPEVCTGHLNFRDRDSHFIFGDAATAVLIERQDQATSAHQFDIVSTRLLTQFSNNIRNNFGFLNRAAEDSAASADKLFVQEGRKVFREVCPMVAELIAGHLSDNGLQPSDVQRFWLHQANLSMNHLIVKKLLGREVSESEAPVILDRYANTSSAGSVIALHLYQDDLAPGAVGVLSSFGAGYSIGSVVLRKR, encoded by the coding sequence GTGCACAATGTCGTGATCAGCGGCACCGGCCTGTACACCCCGGCGCAGAGCATTTCCAACGAAGAGCTGGTGGAGTCGTACAACACCTGGGTGCGTCAGGCCAATGCCGCCCAGGCCGAGGCCATCGAGCGGGGCGAGGTCGAGGCGTTGCCCGAGTCCAACGCCGCGTTCATCGAAAAAGCCTCCGGCATCAAGAGCCGCTTCGTCATGGACAAGGCCGGCATCCTCGATCCGCAGCGGATGAAACCCAGCCTGCCCGAGCGCAGCAACGATGAGCCTTCGGTGTTGTGCGAAATGGCCGTGGCTGCCGCCCGCCAGGCGCTGGAACGCGCCGGGCGCAGCGCCGCCGATGTCGACGGGCTGATCGTCGCCTGCTCCAACCTGCAACGGCCGTATCCGGCCATCGCCATCGAAGTGCAGGCCGCGCTGGGCATCCAAGGCTTCGCTTTCGACATGAACGTCGCGTGTTCATCGGCCACCTTCGGCATCCAGACCGCCGCCAATAGCGTGCAGCTCGGCCAAGCCCGTGCGGTGCTGGTGGTCAACCCCGAGGTGTGCACCGGCCACCTCAACTTCCGCGACCGCGATAGCCACTTCATCTTCGGCGATGCCGCCACCGCAGTGCTCATCGAGCGCCAGGACCAGGCCACCTCGGCGCATCAGTTCGACATCGTCAGCACGCGCCTGTTGACGCAGTTTTCCAACAACATCCGCAACAACTTCGGCTTCCTCAACCGCGCAGCCGAAGACAGTGCAGCCAGTGCCGACAAGCTGTTCGTGCAGGAGGGTCGCAAGGTCTTCCGTGAAGTGTGCCCGATGGTTGCCGAGCTGATCGCCGGGCACCTCAGCGACAACGGCTTGCAGCCCAGCGATGTACAGCGCTTCTGGCTGCACCAGGCCAACCTCAGCATGAACCACCTGATCGTCAAGAAGCTGCTGGGGCGTGAAGTGAGCGAAAGCGAAGCGCCGGTGATTCTCGACCGTTACGCCAACACCAGTTCGGCCGGTTCGGTGATCGCCCTGCACCTGTACCAGGACGACCTGGCGCCGGGCGCAGTGGGGGTGTTGAGTTCGTTCGGGGCGGGGTATTCGATTGGCAGCGTGGTGCTGCGCAAGCGCTGA
- a CDS encoding ABC transporter ATP-binding protein, which translates to MLYRRFEQLIDIFREAPTEAPPGKVLPFYLYYMRQVWPSFAALLVIGLIASLIEVAMFSFLSRIIDLAQGTPNVNFFSQHSGELIWMLVVVLLLRPIFFGLHDLLVHQTINPGMTSLIRWQNHTYVLRQSLNFFQNDFAGRIAQRIMQTGNSLRDSAVQAVDALWHVLIYAITSLVLFAEADWRLMLPLLVWIVGYIGALCYYVPRVKARSVVSSDARSKLMGRIVDGYTNITTLKLFAHTDHEQQYAREAIREQTEKTQLASRVVTSMDVVITSLNGLLVVTTTGLALWLWTQSLISVGAIALATGLVIRIVNMSGWIMWVVNGIFENIGMVQDGLQTIAQPVTVRDQPNAPALDVSRGAVHFHHVDFHYGKASNVIQGLELNIRPGEKIGLIGPSGAGKSTLVNLLLRLYDIHGGQILIDDQDIATVNQASLRAQIGMITQDTSLLHRSIRENLLYGRPEASEAEMREAVRQARADEFIPQLSDAQGRTGFDAHVGERGVKLSGGQRQRIAIARVLLKNAPILIMDEATSALDSEVEAAIQESLETLMQGKTVIAIAHRLSTIARMDRLVVLDKGKIVEMGSHAELLAHKGVYARLWQHQTGGFVGID; encoded by the coding sequence ATGCTGTACCGGCGTTTCGAGCAACTGATCGACATCTTCCGTGAGGCGCCGACTGAAGCGCCGCCCGGCAAGGTACTGCCCTTCTACCTCTACTACATGCGCCAGGTATGGCCGAGTTTCGCTGCGCTGCTGGTGATCGGCCTGATCGCTTCGCTGATCGAAGTGGCGATGTTCAGCTTCCTCAGCCGCATCATCGACCTGGCCCAGGGCACGCCCAACGTCAATTTCTTCAGCCAGCACAGCGGTGAGCTGATCTGGATGCTGGTGGTGGTGCTGCTGTTGCGGCCGATCTTCTTCGGCCTGCACGACCTGCTGGTGCACCAGACCATCAACCCCGGCATGACCAGCCTGATCCGCTGGCAGAACCACACCTACGTACTGCGCCAGAGCCTGAACTTCTTCCAGAACGATTTCGCCGGGCGTATCGCCCAGCGCATCATGCAGACCGGCAACTCGCTGCGCGACTCGGCGGTGCAGGCGGTCGATGCGCTGTGGCACGTGCTGATCTACGCCATCACCTCACTGGTGCTGTTCGCCGAGGCCGACTGGCGCCTGATGCTGCCGCTGCTGGTGTGGATCGTTGGCTACATCGGTGCGCTGTGCTACTACGTGCCGCGGGTCAAGGCGCGCTCGGTGGTGTCTTCCGATGCCCGCTCCAAGCTCATGGGGCGCATCGTCGACGGCTACACCAACATCACCACCCTGAAGCTGTTCGCCCACACCGACCATGAGCAGCAATACGCCCGCGAAGCGATCCGCGAGCAGACCGAAAAGACCCAGCTCGCCTCGCGCGTGGTCACCAGCATGGATGTGGTCATCACCAGCCTCAACGGCCTGCTGGTGGTCACCACCACCGGGCTTGCCCTGTGGCTGTGGACGCAGTCGCTGATCAGCGTCGGCGCCATCGCCCTGGCCACGGGCCTGGTGATCCGTATCGTGAATATGTCGGGCTGGATCATGTGGGTGGTCAACGGCATCTTCGAGAACATCGGCATGGTCCAGGACGGCCTGCAGACCATCGCCCAACCGGTCACGGTGCGCGACCAACCCAACGCACCGGCGCTCGACGTCAGCCGCGGCGCAGTGCATTTCCACCACGTCGACTTCCACTACGGCAAGGCCAGCAACGTCATTCAGGGGCTGGAGCTGAACATCCGCCCCGGCGAGAAGATCGGCCTGATCGGGCCGTCCGGCGCTGGCAAGTCGACCCTGGTCAACCTGCTGCTGCGCCTGTACGACATCCATGGCGGACAGATTCTGATCGACGATCAGGACATCGCCACCGTCAACCAGGCCAGCCTGCGCGCGCAGATCGGCATGATCACCCAAGACACCTCGCTGCTGCACCGCTCGATTCGCGAGAACCTGCTGTATGGCAGGCCCGAGGCCAGCGAGGCCGAGATGCGTGAAGCGGTGCGCCAGGCACGCGCCGACGAGTTCATCCCGCAGCTGTCCGATGCCCAAGGCCGCACCGGCTTCGATGCCCATGTCGGTGAGCGTGGGGTCAAGCTCTCGGGCGGCCAGCGTCAGCGCATCGCCATTGCCCGGGTGCTGCTGAAGAACGCGCCGATTCTGATCATGGACGAAGCCACCTCGGCGCTCGATTCGGAGGTCGAAGCGGCGATTCAGGAGAGCCTGGAAACGCTGATGCAAGGCAAGACGGTCATTGCCATCGCCCACCGCCTGTCGACCATCGCGCGCATGGACCGCCTGGTGGTGCTCGACAAAGGCAAGATCGTCGAGATGGGCAGCCATGCCGAGCTGCTGGCGCACAAGGGCGTGTATGCCCGGCTGTGGCAGCACCAGACCGGTGGTTTCGTCGGTATCGATTGA
- a CDS encoding LysR substrate-binding domain-containing protein → MASYTLRQLRYFVTTVEAGSVAEASRQLYIAQPSISTAIKNLEGSFGVQLFIRHHAQGVSLTPSGKRFYHKAQELLRIAHEFEQNALADNAVMTGQIDIGCFETVAPLYLPQLIAGFSARYPGVNIRLRDGDQQELVQGLTAGTFDVAFLYDHELDNTIETEPLMPAQKPYVLLPAGHRFASQARVSLRDLVHEPMILLDVLPSRAYFVSLFHELGLTPNIVFGSPSIEMVRGMVGQGFGFSLLVTRPFSTHSYDGQKLATVELAEAVTPSGLVSARLRKSQLTKPVQVFVDFCRERLTALSQSGQGSA, encoded by the coding sequence GTGGCTTCCTACACCCTGCGACAGTTGCGCTACTTCGTCACCACCGTCGAGGCCGGCAGCGTCGCCGAAGCCTCGCGCCAGCTGTACATCGCCCAGCCGTCGATTTCCACGGCGATCAAGAACCTGGAAGGCAGCTTCGGCGTGCAGCTGTTCATCCGCCACCATGCCCAGGGCGTATCGCTGACCCCAAGCGGCAAACGCTTCTACCACAAGGCCCAGGAACTGCTGCGCATCGCCCATGAGTTCGAACAGAACGCTCTGGCCGACAACGCCGTGATGACCGGGCAGATCGACATCGGCTGCTTCGAAACCGTGGCGCCGCTGTACCTGCCGCAGTTGATCGCAGGCTTCAGCGCGCGGTACCCCGGGGTCAACATCCGCCTGCGCGACGGTGACCAGCAAGAGCTGGTGCAGGGCCTGACCGCCGGGACCTTCGATGTGGCGTTTCTCTACGACCACGAGCTGGACAACACCATCGAAACCGAGCCGCTGATGCCGGCGCAAAAGCCCTACGTGCTGCTGCCGGCCGGGCACCGCTTCGCCAGTCAGGCCAGGGTGTCGCTGCGCGACCTGGTGCACGAGCCGATGATCCTGCTCGACGTGCTGCCCAGCCGCGCCTATTTCGTCAGCCTGTTCCACGAACTGGGCCTGACCCCGAACATCGTCTTCGGCTCGCCGTCCATCGAGATGGTGCGCGGTATGGTCGGCCAGGGCTTTGGTTTTTCGCTGCTGGTGACGCGGCCGTTCTCCACCCACAGCTACGATGGGCAGAAGCTGGCCACCGTGGAACTGGCCGAGGCGGTGACGCCCTCGGGGCTGGTCAGTGCGCGCCTGCGCAAGAGCCAACTGACCAAGCCGGTGCAGGTGTTCGTCGACTTCTGCCGCGAACGCCTGACCGCGCTCAGTCAGTCGGGGCAGGGCAGCGCCTAG